The Moraxella nasicaprae sequence ATCTAGCCACTCAACCGCCAAACCACGAGAGTCAATCTGGCGACCAACAATCACAGACCTACCCACTTCCTTACCCGTGGTGGTCTCATAAACATGCAGCTTAACCTGATCGCTATCGGCATAGCCAGAACTGAGCAGCAGCACCACATGACTGCCCGATTCATTAACATACATATCGCCATTGGTAAGATGGCGTTTTGAATCTGCCTCGCTCCATAGTAATTTTTCTACACCATTGCCATCAATGTACACCATGCGAGTATTGGTGTCTTCACCACGAAACAGTTTTAGCTCCCCGCCTGCTTTTACTGGGCTTTTGCGAATCAAATGCTCTCTGGCGTATAGGCTTTCAACATTTTGGCGAACTTTATCCACAAATGGGATATTATTCACATAGTCACGAGAGTCAGCATTTTGGGCATCAACCCATTGTGTGACTTCACTGGTAGGGCGATTTTCATCGATTTTTTGTAGGCTTTTTAGGGCACGGTTATCCATCTGACCGTTAGGAATGTCAGATTCTGAACGAGTGCCAATGAAGTTTCTTTGACGTTCTTCGTTGGTTTCTTTGGCATATTCTGGAGAGATGTGGTCTAATTCCTCAAACCAGCGATATTTATCCACCACTTTTTCGCCAAAATAATGGTCAATGCCATCATCAACCTTAGCACCAGAATGTACCGAAAAATTCGCTCGACCCTCTGAGGATAGGTTTTCTGGTCTGCCAGTTTCGCCTGTCAAGAAGCGGTCTTCTTTTGACTGATGGGTACGAGTGGCTGGATATTGATGTTGATTGGTGGTAGCTTGGGCATTTGCCATCGGTGCTTGCACGGTGGTGCATTGGGTCAGATACATACCTGACAACACCATAGCGGTCAAGGTAGCAATTTTATTAAATTTCATGATAACTCCCATTATCATTACTGGGTCAATCATTGATACTTGGTGCAAAATAATGCACCAAGTCCTGTCCATATATCAAATACTAGGCGTGATTAGAAAACAAAAGAAACGCCCAGACGGTATGAAGTGTTATCCAATTTGGCATAATCACGACCTTCTTGCTTGGCTTGCACTTCCTCTTTTTGAGCCTGACCGTAGAAGCGTAGATTTTCACGAGCGTAATAATCGCCACGCACATAAGCCTGCTGCTCTTCTAGCTTTTCAAACATGAATGGGAAAGACATCTGAGCACTTAGACCAGCGGTATTTGGGTTAAAGACATAGCCACCAGCCCCATCTTCGACATAAAATTGACCCAATAGCTGATCGGTTGCATCCTGAGCGGTCAGACCATTGGCATATTTTCTATCGCTCTCTTTTTTGCCATAGCCTGCCACGATATTAAAGCGTGGTGTTACCTCAAAGCCTAGCTTAAAGCCTAGATAATCACTATCTACGCCAGCCACTGTCTGACCGTTTAGCTTGGCATCACGACGACCATAGTCTGCCGCTGCCAAGAATCGACCAGCACGATACTCCAATGAAGCAGCATAATTGTCCGACTTAGCATCAAAAGCATCGGTGGTTTGTGGATTGGCTCGGTTATTGCTATAACCTGCCGCTAGTCGTAGGCTTTGATTGTCTGTGATTGGTAGCTTGTAGCTTGCTGACGCACCATAGCCCTCAACTTCGGCAAAATCTTGCTCGCTACGCACATCATTTGATGATGGCAATAGATAGTAAGCACTGGTGTGCAAGTTTGGCAACCCATAATAATCCAAACGCACTGCTTGCTCACCAAAAGTATCTAATGGTGTGTAAGTACCTGTACGAGTCACATGACCTGTGTGTAGGTACTGACGACCCAAAGTAATCGCACCAACATTAAGTTTATCCAATGAAACATTGGCAGAGTTTAGATAAGTGCCACTACCTGCCTGAGTGTAACCCATGCCCAAAGTTCCAGTCACACGCCAATCATTTGGCAGGGTTTGAGAGGCACGAAAATCAATCCAAGAAGAACCTTGGTCTGCCGCCAAACGCACACGCTCATCGCTAGCGTCTTGGTATAGACCTTTTAGGATTGGAAATTGACCCTCGATTTCTTTTTTATCGGTTTCGGCATACAAATTTACCTCGCCGTTAATATCTAGGCTTAGACCATCTTGTTTGTATAGATTAAAAATTGCATGAGCAGAATTTGCTGCTGCCAATACGCCAGCTGTTGCAATCATGGTTGATAGTAGAGTCTTTTTCATCTTTTTTTCCTTAAAAAAATTAAATCAAATTACCAATAAAATACCGTGCCTAGTGCATAAGAATCATCAACATTTTTGGCAAAGTCGCCATCTGTTAGGCTGTATTTGGTGGTTTCTCGTTTGACATCAGCAAAGACAGACGCATTGCGATGAATGTTAAAGGAAGCACCAACACCATACATATCACGGTTGATTTTCTTAAATAGCTGGGTTTCTTGGATTGGTTGTTTGCCATCGGCGTACAAGGCGTTGTTATAAAGCGTCTCGAAGTTTAGATTCACGCCATCAGCCTCGTTGGAAGTTGTGCGTCTAGCACCATAAAAACCATAAGTGCTCAGGCGTGGCGTGATTTCATAGCTAAGACGCACGCCAGCAGTTTTGGTTTTGGCATCGCTGATGATATTGCCATGATAATCAGACTTAGAAACACCGCCATCGACCGATAAAGTGGTCTTATAGTAATTGTAGCGAATGCCTGCCATGACCGCATCTTTATCTTGTGCCACAGAGTTGCTTTGTAGGTCATGTCGTCTTTGGCTGTGCGAATAGCCTACTCGCATATCCAAGTCATTACGCAAACCAAAAGAATGCTGATACGAAGCGGTTGCACCGTATCCTTTTTCGATACCTGTATCAACAGAGCCTGCGGCGTTTGGCATATCAGCAAAAGCATAATAAGCACCCAGACGCAGATTTGGGATTTGTTTATAGCGAATATCGACCGAAGTACCTTGTCTGTCAAGCGTATTATAAGTGCCAGAAGTACCAACACTACTGGTTGGCAATCTGCCATTGATGTTCAAAGTCAGCTCGCCCAGCTTGTCATAATCAAGACTTAAATCACCGACAAAAATCTGGTCGCCAGCAAAATAGGTGCTGATACCAAGAGAGCCTCTCGCTTTGATGTCTGTATTGATGTTTTGACTGACATCAAAACCAATCCAACCACCATCAAACCCTTGCAAACGCAAGCGTTCATCGGTAGTACGGCTATTTTCGTAGCGAAGCAGGCGTTCTAGATTGCCCTTTCTGATGGCAGAGCCGTCCGTACTCCATCTATCGAGTGCTCGCAAATCGCCATACAGGTAGGTAAATTTTGAGGAATTTTGTGTCAAGGTAGGGGCAAGAGAGCCAGACACATTCACGGTCATGTGGTCTTTGTTGTAAGTACGGTCTAATTCAACCGCTTGGGCAGACATTGCAGTACCAACCGCTAAAGCTGTCGCCAAACCAACAAAAAGATTAGTTAATTTCATAAACAAGCATTCCTTCACTTGTGCTTGGAATTAGATTGTCCCAATAAGTATCGCAAATAACACATATCGTCAATCGGTTGCAATCATAACTGATAAGATTAAAAAAATGCAACTAAAATTTACAATTATTGTCAAAATATTGCTATTTTATGGCTAAATGCTAACAATGTTGATTGATTGATAAAATTTTTCAATAATCAATCGTTAATAATTGCTCAAAAAATCAACATAATAATAATGTTATTTCATTTTGTTCTGATAATGTGGCTAATCTTGTCGTCAAGAAGCCATCACAAAAAATGTCATATCTTTCATAACACACTAAAAATCCCCCAAGCCAATCCGCTTGGGGGATTTGTTGATGAGTCATCCAGATTGGTCAATCCATGATGTCATTTGATTTCGATGATTTTGCCATCGCCCAAACGATATGCCACAAGACTACCTCCCCAGACACACCCTCCATCTAAGGCACGCACATTTTTGGTATCTACCTGTGCTTTTAGAGCCGCCCAATGCCCAAACAAAATTCGTCTTTCTCGCACCACATACCAGTCAAACCAAGGACGAAAATCACTTGGCATTTCATCTTTTAAAGACTCTTTAAAGGAAAATTCAAGCAAGCCATCTTGGGTGCATAGACGCATTCTGGTTAGATAATTGGCAATGGCACGCATTCTTTGGTATCCGTGCAGTTTGTCTGACCAAACATCGGCTTTTTTGCTGTATAATTTTGGCAATAGTCGGTCAAGCTGTTTTAGGCTACCAGAGAGTTGGTTTTGTAACTCTTGGGCGTATTTTTGAGCCTCTTTGATTTGCCAATTTGGCGGTATGCCAGCGTGTGTCAAGACGGTTTTTTCGTCTGGATACAACAATAAAGGCTGTTTGCGCAACCAGTTTAACAGCTCATCACAATCATCAGCCTCAAAAATTGCAGCGGTTTTATCTTTTGGCTTGATGGGTAAAACGCCACGCCAAGTCGCTATCAGTGTGATGTCATGATTACCCAGCACGGTGGCTAATGCTCCTTTATCAGCCAGTCGCTTGGTCTCTCGCAGTGTCGCCAAAGAATCCTCGCCTCGTGCCACAATGTCGCCAGCCAGCCATAGCTTGTCTTGATTTTCATCAAAATCCAAGACTTTTAGCAAGCGATTAAACGCTCCAAAACACCCTTGCAAATCGCCAATCACATACTGATGGCGATAATCGTTTCTTATCATAACTTACCCTGCTTATCAACCACCAAATCTGCCAATGCCACAAAATCCACCACGCTCAGCGTCTCTGGACGAGCTTGTGGATTGATGCCAGCTTGCTCAAATGCTGTCTCATCTAGACTTGATAAGAGTGCATTATTCTTAAAAATCGCTCGCAAAGTCTTACGGCGATGATTAAACACCTCTCGCACCACGATGGCAAAAACTCGCTCATCTTTGGCAGTGATGGGCTTGGTGTCATAAGGAATAAGGCGAAAAACTGCACTGGTAACTTTGGGCGGTGGATTAAACGCCCCTTTTGGCACGGTCAATAAATATTCAGATTGGCAATGGTACTGCATGATGACCGATAATCTGCCATATTCTTTGGTGGCAGGCTCAGCGGTAATGCGTTCTACGACCTCTTTTTGGAGCATAAAGTGCATGTCCTTGATGACATCACTAAATTCAAGCAAGCGAAACAAAATCGGCGTGGAAATATTGTATGGCAAATTACCCACCACACGAAACGCCCCCTTGCCCACCTGCTCGGCAAGATTTCGATAATCCACCTCCATCGCATTGTCATTGATGATGGTAAAATCAGGGTGGCTGTTTGCTCCAATGTTGATTTTGAGTGCACTTGCCAAATCACGGTCAAGCTCAATCACGGTCATGCCGTCCACTTCGGCAAGCAAAGGCTCAGTCAATGCACCAAGCCCTGGACCGATTTCTAACAAATTATCATCACGCATCAATCGAATACTACTGACAATCTGAGCAATGACATTGGTGTCGTGTAGAAAATTTTGCCCAAAGCGTTTGCGTGGCGTATGATTGGCGTTTTGTGGAGATTTTGGAATGATGTAAGTCATTGTTCAACTTCTTTTGTTTTATAAAATTAAAAATTAAGGCGTAGCGGTAAATCCAATCAAGGCATGGACGCTGCAATCATCTGATACGCCTGTCTGATTGCCTGTGCTAAACTGCTGCTTGATGCCTTGCCAGTTCCCGCCAAATCAAGAGCCGTGCCATGATCGACAGAAGTGCGAATATAAGGCAGTCCCAAAGTAATGTTCACGGTGTCACCAAACCCATGTGATTTTAGCGGTGCAAGACCTTGGTCGTGATACATGGCAATGATGGCATCTGCTCGTGCCAAATGATGTTTGGTAAATAAAGTATCAGCTGGCATACTTAGTGAAATATCCATGCCCTGCTTGGCAAAATCCGCCAACACAGGGTCAATGATGGTCATCTCCTCATCGCCCAGATGACCGCCCTCGCCTGCGTGTGGGTTGAGTCCACACACCAAGATGGTCGGATTGGCGATGCCAAATTGCTTGGTGAGTGCCTCATGCGTGATTTTTACCGTATTGGCAACCTCATCAGGCGTGATGGCATCTGCCACCTGTCTAAGCGGTAGATGCGTGGTAACCAATGCCACTTTCATCGTGCGATTGGCAAGCATCATCACCACTTTGTCGCAGCCTGCTTTGTGCATGAAATATTCGGTATGTCCGCTAAACATATCGCCATTATCCAAGCTGATGCCAGCGTCAATCATCACAGACTTTTGGATTGGGGCAGTGATAATCGCTTGCACGAATTGTTGGCTGGCAAGCGTATGAGCAGCTGATAACTGTTGCTCGACCATGTAAGCATTTTGTACAGACAATGCACCTGCTTTGACTGGCTCACGACAAACCACGTTTAATATCACAATTTGGCAAGCTGATGAATGCGTGTGATGCCAAACCATTTGCTCTTGCCAATCTGCACCAAACTCAATCACAGGATATGTTGGCAATGAATAACCAAGCAATGTCGCCCTGTCATACAATGCCTGCTTATCGGCGGCGATGATGACAAGTCCTGACAAAAGCTGCGACTGATTCGCCAACACATCAATCACAATATCCATACCAATACCCGCAGGTTCGCCTGTGGTGATAAGAATGGCAGGTTTTTTGTCAAAATGCTTGGCGTTCATATTATGCCTTTTGATTGGTTTTATGATAAAATAAAAAACTAGATTGTA is a genomic window containing:
- a CDS encoding porin — encoded protein: MKKTLLSTMIATAGVLAAANSAHAIFNLYKQDGLSLDINGEVNLYAETDKKEIEGQFPILKGLYQDASDERVRLAADQGSSWIDFRASQTLPNDWRVTGTLGMGYTQAGSGTYLNSANVSLDKLNVGAITLGRQYLHTGHVTRTGTYTPLDTFGEQAVRLDYYGLPNLHTSAYYLLPSSNDVRSEQDFAEVEGYGASASYKLPITDNQSLRLAAGYSNNRANPQTTDAFDAKSDNYAASLEYRAGRFLAAADYGRRDAKLNGQTVAGVDSDYLGFKLGFEVTPRFNIVAGYGKKESDRKYANGLTAQDATDQLLGQFYVEDGAGGYVFNPNTAGLSAQMSFPFMFEKLEEQQAYVRGDYYARENLRFYGQAQKEEVQAKQEGRDYAKLDNTSYRLGVSFVF
- a CDS encoding symmetrical bis(5'-nucleosyl)-tetraphosphatase yields the protein MIRNDYRHQYVIGDLQGCFGAFNRLLKVLDFDENQDKLWLAGDIVARGEDSLATLRETKRLADKGALATVLGNHDITLIATWRGVLPIKPKDKTAAIFEADDCDELLNWLRKQPLLLYPDEKTVLTHAGIPPNWQIKEAQKYAQELQNQLSGSLKQLDRLLPKLYSKKADVWSDKLHGYQRMRAIANYLTRMRLCTQDGLLEFSFKESLKDEMPSDFRPWFDWYVVRERRILFGHWAALKAQVDTKNVRALDGGCVWGGSLVAYRLGDGKIIEIK
- the rsmA gene encoding 16S rRNA (adenine(1518)-N(6)/adenine(1519)-N(6))-dimethyltransferase RsmA, producing the protein MTYIIPKSPQNANHTPRKRFGQNFLHDTNVIAQIVSSIRLMRDDNLLEIGPGLGALTEPLLAEVDGMTVIELDRDLASALKINIGANSHPDFTIINDNAMEVDYRNLAEQVGKGAFRVVGNLPYNISTPILFRLLEFSDVIKDMHFMLQKEVVERITAEPATKEYGRLSVIMQYHCQSEYLLTVPKGAFNPPPKVTSAVFRLIPYDTKPITAKDERVFAIVVREVFNHRRKTLRAIFKNNALLSSLDETAFEQAGINPQARPETLSVVDFVALADLVVDKQGKL
- the pdxA gene encoding 4-hydroxythreonine-4-phosphate dehydrogenase PdxA, which codes for MNAKHFDKKPAILITTGEPAGIGMDIVIDVLANQSQLLSGLVIIAADKQALYDRATLLGYSLPTYPVIEFGADWQEQMVWHHTHSSACQIVILNVVCREPVKAGALSVQNAYMVEQQLSAAHTLASQQFVQAIITAPIQKSVMIDAGISLDNGDMFSGHTEYFMHKAGCDKVVMMLANRTMKVALVTTHLPLRQVADAITPDEVANTVKITHEALTKQFGIANPTILVCGLNPHAGEGGHLGDEEMTIIDPVLADFAKQGMDISLSMPADTLFTKHHLARADAIIAMYHDQGLAPLKSHGFGDTVNITLGLPYIRTSVDHGTALDLAGTGKASSSSLAQAIRQAYQMIAASMP